A section of the Hirschia baltica ATCC 49814 genome encodes:
- a CDS encoding DUF3297 family protein — translation MTDTPPDRLSLDPSSEYFDADIIQRGVGIRFKGVEKNNVEEYCLSENWIKVSLPNTRDRKGRPMQMKLQGEVVAYYQDDKAE, via the coding sequence ATGACTGACACACCTCCAGATCGCCTTTCACTGGATCCATCATCAGAATATTTTGACGCAGACATAATTCAGCGCGGCGTAGGTATTCGGTTTAAAGGTGTTGAAAAGAACAATGTCGAGGAATACTGCCTTTCCGAGAATTGGATTAAAGTGTCCCTACCTAATACGCGTGACCGCAAAGGGCGCCCGATGCAAATGAAATTGCAGGGTGAGGTTGTCGCCTATTATCAAGATGATAAAGCCGAATAA
- the uvrB gene encoding excinuclease ABC subunit UvrB, translating to MNKTSKTPKSSKSVSEAPASAFLYEGAEELLHPSVWKPHRPERQWEKSEGGKLFELKSEYEPAGDQPEAIKELVTGVETDEKDQVLLGVTGSGKTYTMAQVIERTQRPALILAHNKTLAAQLYAEFKNFFPNNSVEYFVSYYDYYMPEAYVPRTDTYIEKESSINEAIDRMRHAATRAVLERDDVIIVASVSCIYGIGSVETYSAMTFVLEEAQTRDPRDIAQDLVALQYTRNDVAFGRGTFRIKGDVLDIWPAHQEDRAWKISFFGDEIETIVEFDPLTGKKSKPLGKIKVYANSHHVTPRPTLNQAVKHIKEEMKQTVARFEAEGKLLEAQRIQQRTEFDMEMMVATGSCAGIENYSRYLSGRKPGEPPPTFFEYLPDNALVFVDESHQTIPQIGAMYKGDRSRKNTLAEFGFRLPSCKDNRPLKFEEWEAMRPQTVHVSATPGKWELEQTQGVFTEQIIRPTGLIDPPVEVRPVSKDGANQVDDVIAEVKNTTQRGFRSLVTTLTKKMSEDLTDYMHEQGVKVRYMHSDIDTVERIEIIRDLRLGVFDCLIGINLLREGLDIPECAFVGILDADKEGFLRSETSLVQTIGRAARNSEARVILYADKVTGSMERAMSETTRRRDIQRAHNEKHGITPKTVVRAVEDIMEDIGGKKNAASDLVPNGRDPNKRSAKGVQESKAGVASMAPGGKGHNLAGVIASLEKEMREAAANLEFETAARLRDEVKQLRDEELGLNGGSI from the coding sequence ATGAATAAGACATCGAAAACTCCCAAATCGTCCAAATCTGTTTCAGAGGCGCCTGCGTCTGCATTTCTATATGAAGGTGCAGAAGAGTTGTTACATCCGTCTGTATGGAAACCGCACCGTCCCGAACGCCAATGGGAAAAGTCTGAAGGTGGGAAGCTTTTTGAGCTTAAATCCGAGTATGAACCTGCAGGAGATCAGCCCGAAGCGATAAAAGAACTTGTGACAGGTGTTGAGACAGATGAAAAAGACCAAGTCCTTCTTGGTGTGACTGGCTCCGGTAAAACATACACGATGGCGCAAGTGATTGAACGCACACAGCGGCCTGCTCTCATACTTGCGCATAACAAGACGCTGGCTGCTCAATTGTATGCGGAATTCAAGAATTTCTTTCCAAATAATTCGGTTGAGTATTTTGTATCCTATTATGACTATTACATGCCTGAAGCGTATGTTCCGCGGACCGATACTTATATTGAAAAAGAAAGTTCGATAAACGAAGCCATCGACCGGATGCGACATGCGGCGACGCGGGCGGTGCTTGAGCGCGATGATGTGATCATTGTGGCGTCAGTGTCGTGTATTTACGGTATTGGGTCGGTTGAAACCTATTCCGCGATGACATTTGTGCTGGAAGAGGCGCAAACCAGAGACCCTAGAGATATTGCGCAGGATTTGGTGGCGCTGCAATACACACGCAATGATGTGGCGTTTGGGCGGGGGACATTCCGCATCAAAGGGGATGTGCTCGATATCTGGCCTGCCCACCAGGAGGATAGGGCTTGGAAAATCAGCTTTTTCGGCGATGAGATTGAAACCATAGTGGAATTTGATCCGCTGACGGGAAAAAAATCCAAGCCGCTGGGCAAAATCAAAGTCTATGCGAACTCTCACCATGTGACACCTCGGCCAACTTTGAATCAGGCTGTTAAGCACATAAAGGAGGAAATGAAGCAGACCGTAGCGCGGTTTGAAGCCGAGGGTAAATTGCTCGAAGCTCAGCGGATTCAGCAGCGCACAGAGTTTGATATGGAAATGATGGTGGCGACGGGTTCGTGTGCCGGCATTGAAAATTATTCGCGCTATCTTTCGGGCCGTAAACCGGGGGAACCGCCCCCGACATTTTTCGAGTATCTACCAGATAATGCACTGGTTTTTGTCGATGAAAGCCACCAAACCATCCCTCAAATTGGGGCGATGTATAAGGGCGACCGCAGCCGCAAAAACACGCTTGCGGAATTTGGTTTCCGCTTGCCCAGTTGTAAGGATAACCGCCCCCTCAAATTTGAGGAATGGGAGGCCATGCGCCCGCAAACTGTGCATGTGTCGGCCACTCCCGGCAAATGGGAGCTGGAGCAAACACAGGGCGTGTTTACCGAGCAAATTATCCGCCCGACGGGCTTGATTGATCCGCCTGTGGAGGTGCGTCCCGTGTCCAAGGACGGTGCCAATCAGGTGGACGATGTGATCGCCGAGGTCAAAAACACAACCCAGCGTGGATTTAGAAGTTTGGTGACGACGCTGACAAAGAAGATGTCTGAAGACCTCACAGATTATATGCACGAGCAGGGCGTGAAAGTGCGCTATATGCACTCTGACATCGACACGGTGGAGCGCATAGAGATCATCCGCGATCTGCGCCTTGGCGTGTTTGACTGCCTGATAGGTATAAACCTGTTGCGGGAGGGGTTGGATATCCCCGAATGTGCGTTTGTGGGGATACTCGATGCCGATAAGGAGGGCTTTTTGCGCTCTGAAACCTCGCTCGTGCAGACGATTGGGCGCGCCGCGCGTAATTCAGAGGCGCGCGTTATTCTATATGCCGACAAGGTGACTGGCTCTATGGAACGCGCCATGAGCGAGACCACACGCCGCCGCGATATCCAGCGTGCGCATAATGAAAAACATGGCATCACGCCCAAAACAGTGGTGCGCGCGGTCGAAGATATTATGGAAGATATTGGCGGCAAGAAAAACGCGGCGTCTGATCTTGTGCCCAATGGCCGCGACCCGAATAAACGCTCAGCTAAAGGCGTGCAGGAAAGTAAAGCAGGCGTCGCCAGTATGGCACCCGGCGGAAAAGGCCACAATCTGGCCGGCGTCATCGCATCCTTGGAAAAAGAAATGCGCGAAGCCGCCGCCAATTTGGAATTTGAAACCGCCGCCCGCCTGCGCGATGAGGTGAAGCAACTGCGTGATGAGGAATTGGGGCTTAATGGGGGCTCTATTTAG
- a CDS encoding SMODS domain-containing nucleotidyltransferase — translation MSSNTNSEALSEQDQLLIDVAQQLQLTNTEYKNNVFRYEALANFIDADGSVLKDQVLGIYPSGSMAIGAAIRGQIKRDVPDVDVVLVLDIAADSSPIDVLTLVKEAITRGGDDDTYRNCKVEVNSRCVTVEYADGSTVDLMPVVVIKDDPTIPIWQLFHYKNDVTPIESYYKKISPIGFKNAVKKAIEEEGGSILFERVSRAMQDRYTVLAEKAEVEEFPKNDDFEEKSPRIIVLQLLKRFRDLRFRRADRNGKRKPPSIVLAALAIEAPFGRCHSFTDELRSVTESIVTELSSQINQPIEVRNPSYWEDVFTDRWPETDSYDQELWCNDLKKLLAELNKLKSERRPLEQIKILESLFGEEIAKTAVAAFAQRTEQARKSGKLAVAASGQAVISSTVSRFSSASSGRFGGDTH, via the coding sequence TTGAGTTCTAATACAAATAGTGAAGCGCTTAGTGAGCAAGACCAATTGTTAATAGATGTGGCGCAACAGCTGCAGTTAACGAACACCGAATACAAAAACAATGTATTTCGGTATGAAGCGCTGGCAAATTTTATTGATGCCGACGGTTCCGTATTGAAAGATCAAGTGCTCGGCATTTACCCTTCGGGCTCTATGGCAATTGGGGCTGCCATACGCGGGCAGATTAAACGGGATGTTCCTGACGTTGATGTGGTATTGGTGTTAGATATTGCCGCTGATTCCTCTCCTATCGATGTGCTTACTCTTGTTAAGGAGGCTATTACCAGGGGAGGAGATGATGACACTTACAGGAATTGCAAAGTAGAAGTTAATTCACGTTGCGTTACGGTGGAATACGCAGATGGTAGTACTGTAGATTTGATGCCAGTGGTGGTGATTAAAGATGACCCCACAATTCCTATCTGGCAGTTATTCCATTATAAAAATGATGTTACTCCTATTGAGAGTTACTATAAAAAAATCAGTCCCATTGGTTTTAAGAATGCAGTTAAAAAAGCTATTGAAGAAGAAGGGGGGTCTATTCTTTTTGAGCGAGTGTCTCGTGCAATGCAGGATAGATACACTGTTTTGGCTGAAAAGGCAGAGGTAGAAGAATTTCCGAAAAACGATGATTTTGAAGAAAAATCTCCTAGAATTATCGTTTTGCAACTTCTCAAGCGCTTTAGGGATTTAAGATTTCGAAGAGCAGATAGGAACGGAAAGCGGAAACCACCTTCTATTGTTTTAGCAGCTCTCGCAATCGAAGCCCCATTTGGAAGGTGTCACTCTTTTACAGATGAATTACGAAGCGTAACTGAGAGCATTGTAACTGAATTAAGCTCACAAATAAATCAGCCCATAGAAGTAAGAAATCCGAGCTATTGGGAAGATGTGTTTACAGATAGATGGCCGGAAACAGACTCATATGATCAGGAGTTGTGGTGCAATGATCTAAAAAAACTTTTGGCAGAACTCAATAAACTAAAAAGTGAGAGAAGGCCTTTGGAGCAAATAAAGATCTTAGAAAGTTTGTTTGGGGAAGAAATAGCAAAAACAGCGGTTGCGGCATTTGCTCAAAGAACGGAACAGGCAAGGAAATCTGGTAAGTTAGCGGTAGCGGCATCTGGGCAGGCGGTAATTTCTTCAACTGTAAGTCGATTTTCATCGGCATCTTCAGGGCGTTTTGGTGGCGATACTCACTAA
- a CDS encoding OmpA family protein → MKKALFCATAAAACLSAPFVAHAQENDGWYGRVAVGVIADGNFDPDAPSNSVSGQLGGDADADTDVTYLGAIGYSYANGFRLEGAIDHRNAGLEVGNDFIGTIKGNGPEGSGSLRATTLMLNAIKEFGNDSGVTPYIGIGAGAAAMSARAANLYSPTSGTAINGLDDSDSGFAGNILAGLKMDLTDRLSFDLGYKFLATDEFEFVGNDATYEGEYREHSVMAGLNFLLGAPAAPPPPPPPPPPPPPPPPPPPPPPPPPETLVEEAPVVNCVAQSQDFAVYFEWDSSVLTVPAQEVVNSATRRALENGCTISIATIDGYTDTSGNKAYNARLSARRAAVVRDALIARGVDASVVTTDAKGEEGLAKATADGVREPLNRRAQIILSVR, encoded by the coding sequence ATGAAAAAGGCACTATTTTGCGCCACTGCGGCCGCCGCATGTTTGTCGGCACCATTTGTGGCTCACGCACAAGAAAATGACGGCTGGTATGGTCGTGTAGCTGTTGGAGTTATTGCGGACGGGAATTTTGACCCTGATGCACCTTCAAACAGTGTTAGTGGACAACTTGGCGGTGACGCTGATGCAGACACAGACGTAACCTACTTAGGTGCTATTGGTTATAGCTACGCAAACGGTTTCCGTTTGGAAGGTGCTATTGACCACCGTAATGCTGGCCTTGAAGTTGGTAACGACTTTATTGGTACAATAAAAGGTAATGGTCCTGAAGGTTCTGGTTCATTGCGCGCTACAACTTTGATGCTGAACGCAATCAAAGAGTTCGGCAACGATAGCGGTGTTACACCTTATATCGGAATTGGTGCAGGTGCAGCGGCTATGAGTGCGCGTGCAGCTAACCTTTACAGCCCGACATCTGGAACAGCAATTAATGGTCTAGATGATTCAGATTCTGGTTTCGCCGGTAACATTCTTGCTGGTTTGAAAATGGATTTGACTGACCGTTTGTCTTTTGACCTAGGATATAAATTCCTAGCGACTGATGAATTTGAGTTCGTTGGAAACGATGCAACTTACGAAGGTGAGTACCGCGAGCACTCAGTGATGGCTGGATTGAACTTCCTACTTGGCGCACCTGCTGCACCGCCACCACCACCGCCTCCGCCACCACCTCCGCCACCACCACCTCCGCCACCTCCACCACCGCCTCCTCCTCCGGAGACATTGGTTGAAGAAGCTCCAGTGGTTAACTGTGTGGCTCAGTCTCAAGACTTCGCTGTATACTTCGAGTGGGATAGTTCAGTTCTAACTGTACCTGCACAAGAAGTTGTAAACAGCGCGACACGTCGTGCTCTTGAAAACGGTTGTACAATCTCAATTGCGACAATCGATGGTTACACTGATACTTCAGGTAACAAAGCTTATAACGCTCGCTTGTCTGCACGTCGTGCAGCAGTTGTTCGTGATGCTTTGATTGCTCGCGGTGTTGATGCTTCTGTTGTAACAACAGACGCTAAAGGTGAAGAAGGCCTAGCTAAAGCAACAGCTGATGGTGTTCGTGAGCCGCTTAACCGTCGTGCTCAAATCATTCTTTCTGTTCGCTAA
- a CDS encoding Ppx/GppA phosphatase family protein, with protein sequence MARKMTAPKKPYRGSGAKNRSATFAALDLGTNNCRLLVADRAGDGFRVLDSYSRIVRLGEGLASSGQLSETAMDRAVEALKNCKTKLDKYRNCQVRCITTQACRAASNGNEFLQRVKKTTGLKLETISPKEEAKLALLGSLDLVDDSKDFTLVVDIGGGSTELSWVDAKAAKRRGVSGSAARPPILGWASFPVGVVTLSETFPEHADGGDPFWYDKLVEYVVKLLRENDAADRFGPLFEAGRGQLLGTSGTVTSLAAVHLGLSKYTRSAVDGVWVSQEGMDAARDKLRFATPEKRATEPCIGPDRAELVLAGCAILDAVWQIWPSERLRAADRGLREGVLLSLIHSNKPAGKKKRKRTRNVKNQNNTNAKPKTNALNGTDNLSDSLDKLS encoded by the coding sequence ATGGCAAGAAAAATGACGGCACCCAAAAAGCCTTATCGGGGCTCTGGTGCTAAGAACAGGTCTGCGACTTTTGCTGCGCTGGATCTGGGAACAAATAATTGCAGGCTGCTTGTGGCAGACCGCGCGGGAGATGGATTCCGTGTGTTGGATAGCTATTCTCGAATCGTAAGATTGGGTGAGGGGTTAGCCTCTAGTGGACAATTGTCTGAGACGGCGATGGATCGTGCTGTTGAAGCTTTGAAGAATTGTAAGACAAAGCTCGATAAATATCGCAATTGTCAGGTCAGATGCATTACAACTCAAGCATGTCGAGCCGCGTCTAACGGCAATGAGTTTCTGCAACGCGTCAAAAAAACAACAGGTCTAAAACTCGAAACAATTAGCCCCAAAGAAGAAGCGAAACTCGCACTATTAGGGTCGTTGGATCTGGTTGATGATTCCAAAGATTTCACTCTTGTTGTTGATATTGGTGGTGGTTCTACAGAACTTAGCTGGGTTGATGCGAAAGCTGCTAAGCGTCGCGGCGTTTCAGGAAGTGCTGCTAGGCCCCCAATATTAGGCTGGGCGTCTTTTCCTGTTGGTGTTGTGACTTTATCAGAAACCTTCCCTGAGCATGCAGATGGAGGAGATCCATTCTGGTATGATAAGCTGGTTGAGTATGTCGTTAAATTATTGCGGGAAAACGATGCCGCTGATCGATTCGGACCATTATTTGAAGCGGGACGCGGTCAGTTGCTAGGGACATCTGGTACTGTGACCAGTCTCGCAGCAGTGCATTTAGGACTTTCCAAATATACTCGCTCTGCTGTGGATGGAGTTTGGGTTAGCCAAGAAGGTATGGATGCCGCTCGGGATAAGCTACGTTTTGCGACACCAGAAAAGCGGGCAACAGAGCCTTGTATTGGGCCTGATCGCGCTGAACTAGTCTTGGCAGGGTGTGCGATTTTGGATGCTGTTTGGCAAATTTGGCCGTCTGAGAGATTGCGTGCTGCTGATCGTGGATTAAGAGAAGGGGTGCTGCTTTCCCTTATTCACAGCAATAAACCTGCCGGCAAGAAAAAGCGTAAGCGCACGCGCAATGTCAAAAATCAAAATAATACAAACGCAAAACCCAAGACAAACGCACTAAATGGCACAGATAACTTATCTGACAGTTTGGATAAATTAAGTTAG
- a CDS encoding RlmE family RNA methyltransferase produces the protein MTDDTPENSKPNDGKRRWKGPNATDAERVREKTFSTKKKIKKGGITKKSSRAWIERQLNDPYVRRAHEAGWRARAAYKLLELDEKFGLLKNTQRVVDLGCAPGSWTQVLMQKYGAHYVVGIDLLPVDPIAGAHLIEGDVNDPEAMAEMMSVLQGKPTLVLSDMAAATTGHKQTDHVRTVQLAEMAVQFAIDNLEVGGNFCTKVFQGGAQGELKALMDANFAEVKYWKPPSSRAGSPEMFAVALGFKQTKKR, from the coding sequence ATGACCGACGATACGCCTGAAAATTCAAAGCCAAATGATGGAAAACGTCGCTGGAAAGGTCCAAACGCGACTGATGCTGAGCGCGTGCGAGAGAAAACGTTTAGCACGAAGAAAAAAATCAAGAAGGGCGGCATTACCAAGAAGTCATCCCGTGCATGGATTGAGCGTCAGTTGAATGATCCCTATGTTCGGCGTGCACACGAGGCTGGATGGCGAGCAAGAGCAGCATATAAATTGCTCGAATTGGATGAGAAATTTGGCCTGCTTAAGAATACGCAGCGTGTTGTTGATCTTGGATGTGCACCCGGAAGCTGGACGCAGGTTCTGATGCAAAAATACGGCGCGCATTATGTCGTCGGAATTGACCTTTTGCCAGTTGATCCGATCGCGGGGGCGCACTTGATTGAAGGTGACGTCAACGACCCGGAAGCTATGGCAGAAATGATGTCGGTCTTGCAGGGTAAGCCCACCCTCGTTTTATCAGATATGGCGGCAGCCACGACCGGCCATAAGCAAACTGATCATGTTCGAACTGTTCAACTGGCAGAAATGGCTGTTCAGTTTGCCATAGATAATCTTGAAGTCGGCGGCAATTTTTGCACAAAAGTGTTTCAAGGCGGCGCGCAAGGTGAGTTAAAAGCTTTGATGGATGCCAATTTTGCTGAAGTTAAATATTGGAAGCCGCCATCAAGTCGTGCTGGTAGTCCAGAAATGTTTGCTGTCGCGCTGGGTTTTAAACAAACCAAGAAGCGCTAG
- the moaB gene encoding molybdenum cofactor biosynthesis protein B: MSQTPEIPAPGGRIHEDRPFKPVNIAILTVSDTRTDDNDTSGHILVERVKEAGHNLAAKKIVTDNQTIIEHVVGDWIKDPEIDAVITTGGTGLTGRDVTPEALRPLFEKEIDGFNTIWHLVSYQSVGLSTLQSRACAGVANATFVFALPGSNGACKDGWDKIIRWQLDSRHGPCNMVELMPRLLEK, from the coding sequence ATGTCGCAGACTCCAGAGATCCCAGCGCCAGGTGGACGTATCCATGAAGACAGACCGTTTAAGCCGGTCAATATTGCCATTCTAACTGTGTCTGACACACGAACGGATGATAATGATACTTCAGGGCATATTCTGGTTGAGCGTGTCAAAGAGGCTGGGCATAATCTAGCCGCTAAGAAAATAGTCACGGACAATCAAACTATTATTGAGCATGTGGTTGGGGATTGGATTAAAGACCCTGAAATAGATGCCGTCATTACGACAGGTGGAACAGGGCTAACCGGACGAGATGTAACACCTGAAGCGCTGCGTCCACTTTTTGAAAAAGAGATCGATGGTTTTAACACTATCTGGCATTTAGTGAGCTATCAAAGTGTTGGTCTTTCAACGCTTCAATCTCGCGCATGTGCTGGTGTTGCGAATGCGACATTTGTCTTTGCTTTGCCCGGTTCAAATGGTGCATGCAAGGATGGTTGGGACAAGATAATCCGCTGGCAATTGGATAGTCGCCATGGGCCTTGCAATATGGTGGAGCTAATGCCGCGCTTGTTGGAGAAATAG
- a CDS encoding acyl-homoserine-lactone synthase: MIHVVTGENQHLYGPQLDEMFRMRHEYFVQAKGWDALQSINGKETDEFDDGDVVYLINLDFDGRVASAYRLNSSTGPNLLADKLSNFVDGELPKREEVWDLTRWIMATRYRRSKDFSKAIQIARETIIGVHEFAVSRGISHLTTVCDPSFVERMARVDMHYSPLGPPVEFDEGKGIAQALLLETGPTALARARAATGITQKQLFEVQPKPFYLSPDQIENEAAQELAAAKMKLMSKVNAQKIVQSLADEMAQRAIANPAGAIALIHSFNEILQSRLHEHSISDFQSIETLQMQANNDAPATDLSQKAS, from the coding sequence ATGATCCACGTTGTTACAGGTGAAAACCAACATCTTTATGGACCGCAACTCGATGAAATGTTCCGTATGCGCCATGAATATTTCGTACAAGCAAAAGGCTGGGACGCCCTACAAAGTATCAATGGTAAAGAAACAGATGAATTTGACGATGGTGACGTCGTTTATCTTATCAATTTGGATTTTGATGGACGGGTTGCCTCTGCATACCGCCTCAATTCTTCAACTGGCCCCAACCTTCTTGCCGATAAACTCTCGAACTTTGTAGATGGCGAATTACCAAAACGAGAAGAGGTATGGGATTTAACTCGCTGGATAATGGCGACGCGATATCGCCGCTCAAAGGATTTTTCAAAAGCAATTCAAATTGCCCGCGAAACAATCATAGGTGTCCATGAATTTGCCGTATCGAGAGGTATTTCTCACCTAACAACCGTATGTGATCCATCTTTCGTGGAAAGAATGGCGCGCGTGGATATGCATTATTCACCCTTGGGGCCTCCAGTTGAATTTGATGAAGGCAAAGGGATTGCTCAGGCTTTGCTTCTTGAAACAGGTCCAACAGCCTTAGCCAGAGCACGAGCGGCCACTGGCATTACCCAAAAACAACTATTTGAAGTTCAGCCTAAACCATTCTACCTCAGCCCAGATCAAATAGAGAATGAAGCCGCACAAGAATTAGCCGCCGCAAAAATGAAATTAATGTCGAAAGTGAATGCGCAAAAAATCGTTCAATCTCTTGCCGATGAAATGGCTCAAAGAGCAATAGCCAATCCAGCCGGTGCCATCGCTCTTATCCATTCATTTAATGAGATATTGCAATCGCGATTGCATGAACACTCAATTTCAGATTTTCAATCAATAGAAACACTGCAAATGCAAGCCAATAATGACGCTCCAGCGACAGATCTGTCGCAAAAAGCGTCTTGA
- the moaC gene encoding cyclic pyranopterin monophosphate synthase MoaC produces MASTKSAENALTPRLTHIDEDGRAFMVDVSEKSETRRTAVASGILYMGDDAFKAAISGGGKKGNVITTAEIAGIMAAKKTSDLIPMCHPLAISKVSVKVEPLEEGGGLGVRAEVVTTGKTGVEMEALTAASVACLTLYDMLKAIDKSMVLAEIKLMEKSGGVSGDYFR; encoded by the coding sequence ATGGCTTCGACCAAGAGCGCCGAAAATGCATTAACGCCAAGGCTGACTCATATAGATGAGGATGGGCGAGCTTTCATGGTTGATGTGTCTGAAAAATCTGAGACACGTCGAACAGCAGTTGCTAGCGGTATTCTCTATATGGGTGATGACGCGTTTAAGGCGGCAATATCGGGCGGTGGCAAAAAAGGTAATGTCATAACGACAGCTGAAATTGCTGGTATTATGGCAGCCAAGAAAACATCCGACCTTATCCCCATGTGTCATCCTTTAGCTATTTCAAAGGTGAGCGTTAAGGTGGAGCCTTTGGAAGAGGGGGGCGGATTAGGTGTTCGGGCAGAAGTTGTCACAACAGGAAAAACTGGTGTGGAAATGGAGGCGCTTACTGCTGCAAGTGTGGCCTGTTTGACTCTTTATGACATGCTAAAAGCGATAGATAAAAGTATGGTTTTGGCTGAAATCAAACTTATGGAAAAGTCTGGTGGCGTGTCTGGAGATTATTTTCGATAA
- a CDS encoding CBASS cGAMP-activated phospholipase has product MSKLSLEKRSSGTIYRQRAQQHWKPEKPFKILCIDGGGIKGILPASLFSLVEKNILGGEPIADYVDMICGTSTGGIIGLGLSLNKSADTIKDLYLNRGDEIFPRTLRLGVVKKKYDRAPLDNILNEIFDVALLGDCRTRMVIPSFDHHLEPTIFKTDHHSDYRRDWKKKAAEIAAATSAAPVYLGAYFSEDRIQWDGGLFANHPLMNGIVDALSCYDVSRENIKVLSVGCGNVAGKVSSKPNVMAEAGIKDWALNLIPTASSLQLQDSLGQAGLLIGRQNILRIDPDLETEIALDDVAKATNILPNLAKLEFDKNREKLEEFFETKTSAREMHHSKG; this is encoded by the coding sequence ATGTCGAAACTATCCTTAGAAAAAAGGTCAAGCGGGACAATCTATCGTCAACGTGCCCAGCAGCACTGGAAACCAGAAAAGCCTTTTAAAATTCTCTGTATAGATGGTGGTGGCATTAAAGGTATATTACCCGCCTCCTTGTTCTCATTGGTAGAGAAAAATATTTTGGGCGGGGAACCAATCGCAGATTATGTTGATATGATTTGTGGAACGTCTACTGGAGGTATAATTGGTCTTGGTCTTAGTCTAAATAAATCTGCTGATACAATTAAGGATCTGTACCTAAATCGAGGCGACGAAATTTTTCCGAGAACACTTCGATTAGGTGTGGTCAAAAAAAAATACGATAGAGCTCCTTTAGATAATATATTGAATGAAATTTTTGACGTAGCACTTTTGGGAGATTGTCGCACAAGAATGGTGATTCCAAGCTTTGATCATCACTTGGAGCCGACTATTTTTAAAACGGATCATCATTCTGACTACAGGAGAGACTGGAAGAAAAAGGCAGCGGAAATTGCGGCAGCGACGTCAGCAGCCCCAGTGTATTTGGGAGCATACTTTTCAGAAGATAGAATTCAATGGGATGGTGGTCTCTTTGCAAACCACCCTTTGATGAATGGAATTGTGGATGCTCTTAGTTGTTACGATGTTTCAAGGGAAAACATAAAAGTATTGTCCGTAGGTTGTGGTAATGTTGCCGGAAAAGTTTCGTCAAAACCGAATGTGATGGCTGAAGCGGGAATCAAAGACTGGGCATTAAATTTGATACCGACTGCATCCTCTCTTCAATTGCAAGATTCATTGGGACAAGCTGGCCTGCTTATAGGCAGACAAAACATATTGAGAATCGACCCTGATTTGGAGACAGAAATTGCGTTGGATGATGTTGCTAAAGCAACGAATATTTTACCTAATTTGGCCAAATTGGAATTTGATAAAAATAGGGAAAAGCTGGAAGAGTTTTTCGAAACTAAAACTAGTGCCCGTGAAATGCATCACTCTAAAGGTTAG